One uncultured Hyphomonas sp. genomic region harbors:
- a CDS encoding division plane positioning ATPase MipZ yields the protein MADGFAPTALVGGPDLSPPQKDARVIVVGNEKGGAGKSTVSMHLCVSLMRMGKSVGVIDLDVRQRSLTRYLENRLRWMQSTGSRLPMPEIVRVDASTERDLDRAEAEETNRLVSSLQRLKKTCDFIIIDSPGGDTFLSRSAHMHADTLITPLNDSFVDFDLLGDVNPQTLEVIRPSFYSEMVWSCRKKKAQTSRRPIDWIVMRNRMSPLAARNKERVGEALDNLSKRIGFRLAPGLSERVIYRELFPAGLTLLDLTEKGSNVSFTMSHVAARQEMRDLIIILQLPELTGAEITF from the coding sequence ATGGCTGATGGATTCGCGCCTACCGCACTTGTGGGTGGCCCGGACTTGTCGCCCCCCCAGAAGGATGCCCGTGTCATTGTTGTTGGCAACGAGAAGGGTGGGGCCGGCAAGTCGACGGTCTCCATGCACCTTTGCGTCTCGCTGATGCGGATGGGCAAGTCGGTCGGTGTGATCGACCTGGATGTCCGCCAGCGCTCGCTGACCCGCTACCTCGAGAATCGCCTGCGCTGGATGCAGTCCACCGGGTCGCGTCTGCCGATGCCGGAGATCGTGCGCGTGGATGCTTCCACAGAGCGCGATCTCGACCGCGCGGAAGCGGAAGAAACCAACCGGCTTGTTTCCAGCCTGCAGCGCCTGAAGAAGACCTGCGATTTCATCATCATCGACTCGCCTGGTGGGGACACGTTCCTGTCCCGGTCGGCGCACATGCATGCCGATACGCTGATCACGCCGCTGAACGACAGTTTTGTAGACTTCGACCTGCTGGGCGATGTGAACCCGCAGACGCTGGAAGTGATCCGGCCGAGCTTCTACTCCGAAATGGTCTGGTCCTGCCGGAAGAAGAAGGCGCAGACCTCGCGCCGTCCGATCGACTGGATCGTCATGCGTAACCGGATGTCGCCGTTGGCAGCGCGGAACAAGGAGCGCGTCGGCGAGGCACTCGACAATCTCTCCAAGCGGATCGGTTTCCGCCTCGCGCCGGGCCTCTCCGAGCGCGTGATCTATCGCGAACTCTTCCCGGCCGGCCTCACACTTCTGGACCTGACAGAGAAGGGCTCCAACGTTTCCTTCACGATGAGCCATGTCGCGGCCCGCCAGGAGATGCGCGACCTGATCATCATCTTGCAGCTGCCGGAACTGACTGGCGCGGAAATCACTTTCTGA
- the panC gene encoding pantoate--beta-alanine ligase has translation MNSKTGDLTPTVRTRSQLLQQVAAWKRAGERVGFVPTMGALHGGHLSLIEKAKENATRIVASIFVNPTQFAPGEDFDTYPRDEDADLAKLASVGCDLAYLPTVGEMYPDGSVTNVRVEEMSDLLDGIYRPHFFYGVATVVARLFLHVQPDVAVFGEKDYQQLQIIRRMVRDLGFPIEIIGASTARDADGLAQSSRNLYLKPDERRNAGAMQAALHRASIRLATGESPSVVLEEARELLTRSGFGNIDYVSLVDPATLQDLPDTPLPAGTVARLLGAAWMGRTRLIDNISVTR, from the coding sequence GTGAATTCGAAGACAGGTGACCTTACCCCCACCGTGCGAACAAGAAGCCAGCTGTTACAACAGGTTGCGGCCTGGAAGCGGGCGGGTGAACGGGTCGGTTTTGTCCCCACGATGGGGGCGCTGCATGGCGGACATTTGTCCCTCATTGAAAAGGCAAAGGAAAATGCGACACGAATCGTCGCCAGCATTTTCGTAAATCCGACTCAGTTCGCGCCGGGCGAGGATTTCGACACCTATCCAAGGGACGAAGATGCCGATCTGGCAAAGCTCGCCTCGGTTGGCTGCGATCTCGCCTACCTGCCGACAGTTGGGGAAATGTATCCGGACGGCTCAGTTACGAACGTACGGGTCGAAGAAATGTCCGACTTGCTCGATGGAATCTACCGGCCGCATTTCTTCTATGGTGTGGCCACAGTGGTGGCGCGTCTGTTCCTGCACGTTCAGCCGGACGTCGCCGTGTTCGGCGAGAAGGATTACCAGCAGTTGCAGATCATCCGGCGGATGGTGCGCGACCTCGGCTTCCCCATTGAAATCATTGGCGCTTCGACAGCACGGGATGCCGATGGCCTCGCCCAGTCGTCCCGGAACCTCTACCTGAAACCGGATGAACGGCGGAACGCCGGCGCCATGCAGGCGGCGCTTCATCGCGCCTCCATCAGGCTGGCAACAGGCGAATCGCCGTCGGTCGTACTGGAAGAAGCGCGCGAACTGCTGACCCGCTCCGGCTTTGGCAATATCGACTATGTCTCGCTGGTCGATCCGGCGACCCTGCAGGACCTGCCGGATACGCCCCTGCCTGCCGGCACAGTTGCCCGTCTTCTCGGCGCCGCCTGGATGGGGCGCACCCGCCTGATCGACAATATCAGCGTGACGCGGTGA
- a CDS encoding thioesterase family protein, with translation MDPYFYRKDDSVIATEHGAGPWDPRMLHGGAPSGLIASIVQNLPSEVPMSVTRLTIDLQRPVPVGHLDIDVNITREGRNIQTSEVILSANGKQVVRASGLKIRKEELELPEASAMPEVAGTIPETPIGFPRAVGFNTAVEMRTEDPAAVSRKAVWFHIKRPFLDSQETTPLMRAAATGDYCNGFGSTLDFDVWTYINADLTLHFAREPVGEWIKLEANSWISPDGRGLGFGELSDQHGPFGRAVQSLVIAKR, from the coding sequence TTGGACCCCTATTTTTACCGGAAAGACGACTCCGTTATTGCCACGGAACATGGCGCGGGCCCCTGGGATCCGCGCATGCTGCACGGCGGTGCGCCGTCGGGCCTGATTGCCAGCATCGTCCAGAATTTGCCGAGCGAGGTGCCGATGTCGGTGACCCGTCTCACGATCGACCTGCAGCGCCCTGTGCCGGTGGGGCACCTCGACATCGATGTGAACATCACCCGCGAAGGCCGCAACATTCAGACCTCGGAAGTGATCCTGTCCGCCAATGGCAAACAGGTCGTGCGGGCCTCGGGGCTGAAGATCCGAAAGGAAGAGCTGGAGCTGCCGGAGGCATCCGCGATGCCGGAAGTGGCGGGGACCATCCCGGAAACGCCCATCGGCTTTCCGCGTGCGGTCGGCTTCAATACGGCGGTGGAGATGCGCACGGAAGATCCGGCGGCCGTTTCGCGCAAGGCGGTCTGGTTCCATATCAAGCGGCCTTTTCTCGACAGTCAGGAGACGACGCCGCTGATGCGGGCGGCGGCGACGGGCGATTATTGCAATGGCTTCGGCTCGACGCTCGATTTTGATGTGTGGACCTATATCAATGCCGACCTGACGCTGCATTTCGCGCGCGAGCCTGTGGGCGAGTGGATCAAGCTGGAGGCCAATTCCTGGATCAGCCCGGATGGCCGCGGGCTGGGCTTCGGTGAGCTGTCGGACCAGCACGGGCCGTTTGGCCGGGCGGTCCAGTCGCTGGTGATCGCGAAGCGCTGA
- a CDS encoding aldehyde dehydrogenase family protein, whose amino-acid sequence MGADMNFTMTINGKAVTGAEKFGVENPALGEVFAEAPNCTQAELDEAVAAARAALPAWRKTPIEKRKEVMLAIAGVIAQNGEELARLLTREQGKPFEQAMGDVLGGAHWFAETAKLDIPEVVSQDDDERYTVTRYEPIGVVAAIVPWNFPIILAAFKLAPALLAGNTIVLKPAPTTPLTTLKLAELIRDVVPAGVLNVVSGDDRLGPWLTGHSGIDKISFTGSTQTGRKVMEGASKELKKVTLELGGNDAAIVMPDVNVEAVAKELFWAAFQNTGQICIATKRMYVHKDIYEPLKAALVEYAKTVKVGDGSQQGTQIGPIQNKAQYQRVLDLIQDSKDKGYKFLIGGEASEVPGYFVPVTILDNPPEDARIVQEEQFGPVLPLMSFDNLDEVVSRANDTIYGLGASVWSADIAKAQEIADQLETGTVWINETQHLSPLASFGGAKQSGIGSEGGEHGLLEFCQPKTTNIRRNATFA is encoded by the coding sequence ATGGGTGCCGACATGAATTTCACGATGACAATCAACGGGAAAGCCGTCACCGGCGCCGAAAAATTCGGTGTCGAAAACCCGGCGCTTGGCGAGGTGTTCGCTGAAGCTCCGAACTGCACGCAGGCGGAGCTGGACGAAGCCGTTGCAGCCGCCCGTGCCGCGCTGCCGGCCTGGCGCAAGACGCCGATCGAGAAGCGCAAGGAAGTCATGCTGGCCATTGCCGGCGTCATTGCGCAGAACGGTGAGGAACTGGCCCGTCTGCTGACGCGGGAGCAGGGCAAGCCGTTCGAACAGGCGATGGGTGATGTGCTGGGCGGCGCGCACTGGTTCGCCGAGACGGCCAAGCTGGACATTCCGGAAGTCGTCTCGCAGGACGATGACGAGCGCTACACGGTCACCCGCTATGAGCCGATTGGCGTAGTGGCGGCCATCGTGCCGTGGAACTTCCCGATCATTCTGGCGGCCTTCAAACTGGCGCCCGCACTGCTGGCCGGCAACACGATTGTGCTGAAGCCGGCGCCGACGACGCCGCTGACCACGCTGAAACTGGCCGAACTGATCCGCGATGTCGTTCCGGCGGGCGTGCTGAATGTGGTGTCGGGCGACGACCGGCTCGGCCCCTGGCTGACTGGCCATTCCGGCATCGACAAGATCAGCTTCACCGGATCCACCCAGACCGGCCGCAAGGTGATGGAAGGGGCGTCGAAGGAGCTGAAGAAGGTCACGCTGGAACTGGGTGGCAACGACGCCGCCATCGTCATGCCGGACGTGAATGTCGAAGCGGTGGCGAAGGAGCTGTTCTGGGCGGCCTTCCAGAACACCGGGCAGATCTGTATCGCGACGAAGCGCATGTATGTGCACAAGGACATTTACGAGCCGCTGAAGGCCGCGCTGGTCGAATATGCCAAGACCGTGAAAGTGGGCGACGGGTCCCAGCAGGGCACGCAGATCGGGCCGATCCAGAACAAGGCGCAGTACCAGCGCGTGCTCGACCTGATCCAGGATTCCAAGGACAAGGGCTACAAGTTCCTGATTGGCGGTGAAGCCTCGGAAGTGCCCGGCTATTTCGTGCCGGTGACCATTCTCGACAATCCGCCGGAGGACGCACGGATCGTGCAGGAGGAACAGTTCGGCCCGGTCCTGCCGCTGATGTCGTTCGATAATCTGGATGAGGTCGTCAGCCGCGCCAATGACACGATCTACGGTCTCGGCGCCTCTGTCTGGAGCGCAGACATCGCCAAGGCGCAGGAAATCGCCGACCAGCTTGAAACCGGCACGGTCTGGATCAACGAGACCCAGCACCTGTCGCCGCTTGCCTCGTTCGGCGGGGCCAAACAGTCCGGCATCGGCAGCGAAGGCGGTGAGCATGGCCTGCTGGAATTCTGCCAGCCGAAGACGACGAATATCCGTCGAAACGCAACATTCGCCTGA
- a CDS encoding LacI family DNA-binding transcriptional regulator, producing MPRRQAGARPATIIDVAREAGVSFKTVSRVLNGERNVREQTRDRVMRAVSTLNYRANHNARNLRTQQSRTICLLHANPSRNYIGEVHLGALQRCQTEGYSLITEDWSAGSGGVLALRSQSRLAGAILTPPLSDDPDLIGELRQHGVPFVRIAPSESAEPGRDVAMDDRTAAGEMTQYLAGLGHRRIGFIRGASAHHQAGLRFEGYRDGLDQAGIPFDRDLVAEGDFTFDSGLAAAEELLDLPQRPTAIFASNDDMAAGVIAACYRRRIQVPQELSVAGFDDTPLAATISPSLTTIYQPSREQASEAVALLLEEIADPSDTPHRELLDYRLVARDSTAPPHA from the coding sequence ATGCCCCGCAGACAGGCTGGCGCCCGGCCAGCGACGATCATCGATGTGGCCCGGGAGGCGGGCGTTTCCTTCAAAACCGTCAGCCGTGTGCTGAACGGCGAACGGAATGTGCGCGAACAGACCCGCGACCGCGTCATGCGCGCGGTCTCGACGCTGAACTATCGAGCCAACCACAATGCGCGAAACCTGCGCACGCAGCAGAGCCGCACCATCTGCCTGCTTCATGCGAACCCGTCCCGCAATTATATCGGAGAGGTGCATCTGGGAGCGTTGCAGCGCTGCCAAACGGAGGGGTACAGCCTGATCACGGAGGATTGGTCTGCCGGTTCCGGCGGCGTCCTTGCCTTGAGATCTCAAAGCCGGCTGGCGGGTGCGATCCTGACCCCGCCACTTTCCGACGACCCGGACCTGATCGGCGAGCTGCGCCAGCATGGTGTGCCCTTCGTCCGGATTGCGCCGTCGGAATCGGCGGAGCCGGGCCGGGATGTGGCCATGGATGACCGCACTGCGGCTGGTGAAATGACGCAATACCTGGCCGGGCTTGGGCACCGGCGGATCGGGTTCATCCGCGGCGCGTCCGCCCATCATCAGGCGGGCTTGCGCTTTGAAGGCTACAGGGACGGGCTGGACCAGGCCGGTATTCCATTCGATCGGGACCTTGTGGCGGAAGGCGATTTCACTTTCGACTCGGGCCTCGCCGCGGCGGAGGAGCTGCTGGACCTGCCGCAAAGACCGACAGCCATTTTCGCATCCAATGACGACATGGCGGCCGGTGTGATCGCTGCCTGCTACCGCCGGCGTATACAGGTTCCGCAGGAGCTCTCGGTGGCAGGCTTTGACGACACGCCTCTGGCCGCAACGATCAGTCCCTCGCTGACGACGATCTACCAGCCCAGCCGGGAGCAGGCCTCTGAGGCGGTTGCGCTTCTGCTGGAAGAGATCGCCGACCCAAGTGATACGCCGCACCGTGAGTTGCTGGACTACCGGCTGGTGGCGCGAGACTCGACCGCCCCGCCGCACGCCTGA
- the hisC gene encoding histidinol-phosphate transaminase, with protein MTRIRPLPHIEKTKPYVPGGKLHGTDGRIVMLASNENPFGPSPKAIEAMQEVARQVHVYPDPDYGALRSAIADAKGIADVSRVAVSAGSDEIIHLLTQAYAGPGDEVLFTEHAFSMYQVSALGHGATPVTVPETDMTAGFNALLGGVTERTRILFLANPNNPTGTIMPVEDLARLQDALPPHVLFVIDGAYAEYVGEQYEADIRDLVDRRDNTVMIRTFSKIYGLAALRLGWGYFPAEIAATFQRIRPPFNINAFAVAAGMASIADSEFIAQSRAHNSEWRDIYVSRLNAMGLPTPESFANFVIPDFGSPERAAEAHEFLKQNNVLVRAIGGYGLPNRLRISIGSAEDNETVLSLLETFTASR; from the coding sequence ATGACCCGCATCCGACCTCTCCCGCATATCGAAAAGACGAAGCCCTATGTTCCCGGCGGCAAGCTGCATGGGACGGATGGCCGTATCGTCATGCTGGCGTCGAACGAAAACCCGTTCGGCCCCAGCCCGAAGGCGATTGAGGCCATGCAGGAGGTCGCCCGGCAGGTCCACGTTTACCCGGACCCTGATTATGGCGCCCTCCGCAGTGCCATCGCTGACGCAAAGGGGATTGCCGATGTCTCCCGTGTGGCGGTGTCCGCCGGGTCAGACGAGATCATCCACCTGCTGACCCAGGCCTATGCAGGACCTGGCGACGAAGTTCTGTTCACAGAGCATGCGTTCTCCATGTATCAGGTTTCCGCCCTTGGTCACGGCGCGACGCCAGTGACGGTTCCGGAAACGGATATGACCGCAGGCTTCAATGCGCTGCTTGGCGGCGTGACGGAGCGGACGCGGATCCTGTTCCTTGCAAATCCGAACAATCCGACCGGGACGATCATGCCGGTGGAGGACCTTGCGCGCCTGCAGGACGCTCTGCCGCCGCATGTGCTGTTCGTGATCGACGGCGCATATGCCGAATATGTCGGCGAGCAGTATGAGGCCGACATCCGGGATCTGGTCGACCGCCGCGACAACACGGTGATGATCCGGACCTTTTCCAAGATCTATGGCCTGGCAGCCCTGCGTCTAGGCTGGGGATATTTCCCGGCAGAGATCGCCGCCACGTTCCAGCGCATCCGCCCGCCGTTCAATATCAATGCTTTCGCGGTCGCCGCGGGAATGGCCAGCATCGCTGATTCCGAATTCATCGCGCAGAGCCGGGCGCACAATTCGGAGTGGCGGGACATCTATGTCTCGCGGCTGAACGCTATGGGACTGCCGACGCCGGAGTCCTTTGCCAATTTCGTCATTCCGGATTTCGGTTCTCCGGAGCGGGCTGCTGAAGCGCACGAATTTCTCAAGCAGAACAATGTTCTGGTCCGCGCCATTGGCGGCTATGGCCTGCCGAACCGCCTCCGGATTTCCATTGGCTCGGCCGAGGACAATGAGACCGTCCTCAGCCTGCTGGAAACCTTCACCGCGTCACGCTGA
- the tgt gene encoding tRNA guanosine(34) transglycosylase Tgt, whose translation MTTFPFEIKAREGKARTGVLKTPRGDIRTPAFMPVGTAGTVKALYMDQVKGAGADIILGNTYHLMLRPGAERVSRLGGLHKFAHWDGPMLTDSGGFQVWSLAQLRKMDADGVTFQSHIDGSTHRLDPARSIEIQADLLGADISMQLDECTDYPCTHEQAEESLELSLRWGERSLDAFGERDSQTLFGIIQGSNFADLRERSAKGVVSQGFGGIALGGLAVGEGHAQMCETIDMTVPHLPDGMPRYVMGVGKPIDLVESVARGIDMFDCVLPTRSGRHGQAWTWAGPVNVKNAKFAEDLSPLDEAVDCPASRDYPRAYYHHLFRAGEYLGPMLLSWHNTAFFQALMQEIRASIAEGRFEALRTRLSDAWASTKSKPRAAEGEAG comes from the coding sequence ATGACGACCTTTCCGTTTGAGATCAAGGCCCGCGAGGGCAAGGCGCGCACGGGCGTGCTGAAAACGCCGCGCGGAGACATCCGTACGCCGGCCTTCATGCCCGTGGGCACCGCCGGCACCGTGAAGGCGCTCTATATGGACCAGGTGAAGGGGGCCGGGGCGGACATCATCCTCGGTAACACCTATCACCTGATGCTGCGCCCCGGTGCCGAGCGCGTCAGCCGTCTGGGCGGCCTGCACAAATTCGCGCACTGGGACGGCCCGATGCTGACCGACAGCGGCGGTTTTCAGGTGTGGAGCCTGGCGCAGCTGCGCAAGATGGACGCGGACGGCGTCACCTTCCAGAGCCATATCGACGGTTCCACGCACAGGCTGGATCCGGCGCGGAGCATCGAGATCCAGGCAGACCTGCTGGGCGCAGACATTTCCATGCAGCTGGACGAATGCACCGACTATCCGTGCACGCATGAGCAGGCTGAGGAGAGCCTCGAACTCTCCCTGCGCTGGGGTGAGCGGAGCCTCGATGCATTCGGGGAGCGCGACAGCCAGACGCTGTTCGGCATCATTCAAGGGTCGAACTTTGCCGACCTGCGCGAGCGCTCGGCCAAGGGCGTGGTCAGTCAGGGCTTTGGCGGGATTGCGCTGGGCGGTCTCGCTGTGGGCGAGGGCCATGCGCAGATGTGCGAGACGATCGACATGACCGTGCCGCACCTGCCGGACGGCATGCCGCGCTATGTGATGGGCGTCGGCAAGCCGATTGACCTGGTGGAAAGTGTCGCCCGCGGCATCGACATGTTCGATTGCGTGCTGCCAACGCGCTCCGGCCGGCATGGACAGGCCTGGACCTGGGCGGGGCCGGTGAACGTCAAGAATGCGAAGTTCGCCGAGGACCTCTCACCGCTGGATGAGGCCGTCGATTGCCCGGCCAGCCGCGACTATCCGCGCGCCTATTACCATCACCTTTTCCGGGCCGGGGAGTATCTGGGGCCGATGCTGCTCAGCTGGCACAACACGGCCTTCTTCCAGGCCCTGATGCAGGAAATCCGGGCGTCCATCGCCGAAGGGCGCTTCGAGGCGCTGAGGACGCGCCTCAGTGACGCGTGGGCCTCGACAAAGTCCAAACCCCGCGCCGCCGAGGGCGAGGCCGGTTAA
- a CDS encoding DUF3137 domain-containing protein, with the protein MTDKPEIDPAILEAMDGLRDEFAGFASVYQNEIQPALQAREHDREQAVSKARKYRYIGIGLGLAIALVGFIGFKSVFGPFIGVIVGFGLVTWGGQDLKRFGKEAKELLVQPVVRELGLTFEPEPGEVPSIYEHKKVGIVPSWDRAAYEDRLTGKRDNVEFELFEAHLEEKRRSTDSKGRTTTTWVTVFKGQCLRFQFDKTFYGRTLVTRDAGFFNRFGGGKGMQRASLEDPEFEKIFEVYTTDQVESRYLLTPDLMQELVNLEKAFHGGKLKCCFYGGEMYITLQGGNLFEPGSMFTPLDSPNRLRELLEDFAAVFHIIDVTNANRRRRSLQEGPEA; encoded by the coding sequence ATGACAGACAAGCCAGAGATCGATCCGGCCATTCTTGAGGCGATGGACGGATTGCGGGACGAGTTCGCCGGTTTTGCCAGCGTCTACCAGAACGAAATCCAGCCGGCCCTGCAGGCGCGGGAACATGACCGGGAGCAGGCCGTCAGCAAGGCGCGCAAGTATCGCTATATCGGTATTGGCCTCGGGCTCGCGATCGCGCTGGTCGGGTTTATCGGGTTCAAGTCCGTGTTCGGGCCGTTCATCGGCGTGATCGTCGGCTTCGGCCTGGTGACCTGGGGCGGGCAGGACCTGAAGCGGTTCGGCAAGGAGGCCAAGGAGCTGCTGGTGCAGCCGGTTGTGCGTGAGCTGGGGCTCACCTTCGAGCCGGAGCCCGGCGAGGTTCCATCGATCTATGAACACAAGAAGGTCGGCATCGTGCCGAGCTGGGACCGCGCCGCCTATGAGGACCGGCTGACGGGCAAGCGCGACAATGTCGAGTTCGAACTCTTTGAAGCGCATCTGGAAGAAAAGCGCCGCTCTACCGATTCCAAGGGCCGGACCACAACCACATGGGTGACCGTCTTCAAGGGCCAGTGCCTGCGCTTTCAGTTCGACAAGACGTTTTACGGGCGCACTCTGGTCACGCGGGACGCCGGCTTCTTCAACCGGTTCGGCGGTGGCAAGGGCATGCAGCGGGCCTCTCTGGAAGACCCGGAATTCGAGAAGATTTTCGAGGTCTACACGACGGACCAGGTGGAGTCGCGCTATCTGCTGACGCCCGACCTGATGCAGGAACTCGTGAACCTGGAGAAAGCCTTCCATGGCGGGAAGCTGAAATGCTGTTTCTATGGCGGCGAGATGTACATCACGCTGCAGGGCGGAAACCTGTTCGAACCGGGTAGCATGTTTACGCCGCTCGACAGTCCCAATCGCCTCAGGGAGCTGCTGGAGGACTTCGCTGCCGTGTTCCACATCATCGATGTGACCAATGCCAACCGGCGCCGCAGGAGTCTGCAGGAGGGGCCTGAGGCCTGA
- a CDS encoding GNAT family N-acetyltransferase: MKPDALQSLTFRHAGAEDAGALTALARKTFTDKFGHLYNPEDLAAFLNESHSPDVYQAWLADPDVLVRVCETDDGAMKAYLLCSPLSLPAPDPKPGAVELKRVYVDNSLQGRGIGSSFIDEALAWARDRAAPEMYLSVYSGNHDAQRLYDRLGWEKVAEFLFPVGRHRDLEYLLKLEL; the protein is encoded by the coding sequence ATGAAGCCTGATGCATTGCAAAGCCTCACTTTCCGTCACGCTGGGGCGGAAGATGCCGGCGCGCTGACGGCGCTGGCGCGCAAGACGTTCACGGACAAGTTTGGCCACTTGTATAACCCGGAGGACCTGGCGGCGTTTTTGAACGAGTCGCACAGCCCGGACGTCTATCAGGCCTGGCTGGCCGATCCGGATGTGTTGGTACGCGTCTGCGAAACGGATGATGGCGCCATGAAGGCCTACCTGCTTTGCAGCCCGCTAAGTCTGCCGGCGCCCGATCCCAAGCCCGGGGCTGTGGAGTTGAAGCGGGTTTATGTCGACAATTCGCTGCAGGGCCGGGGCATCGGATCCAGCTTCATCGATGAGGCCCTCGCCTGGGCGCGGGATCGCGCTGCGCCGGAAATGTATCTCAGCGTCTATTCCGGAAATCATGACGCCCAACGCCTGTATGACCGGCTTGGCTGGGAAAAGGTGGCAGAATTCCTGTTCCCCGTTGGGCGGCACCGGGACCTTGAATACCTTCTGAAACTGGAACTCTGA
- a CDS encoding amidohydrolase family protein, which translates to MVFNNTDWVWQVREDVLEPEREIVDPHHHLWPSEDMGYQVPDLLADLTSGHNVVQTVFMECGAAYRKDGPDYLKPIGETVFVTESAEKMKAQGGPYIAALVAHADLRLPLAQLDEVLDGHVEASNGLFRGIRHAGSRDASGATLRIPGHAPPRLYAEPDFRRGVQHLGERGFTYDTWHYHHQNQDYLDLAKACPDTTMILDHFGTPIGVGPYEGKRDEIFEVWKDEMAAIAECPNVHAKIGGLAMPDNGFGWDKRDVPPTSDEVVEQHERWYDHMIKCFGPERCMFESNFPVDRWSLNYVVYWNAMKKIAAKYPEDAKAAMFAGTARKVYAVEA; encoded by the coding sequence ATGGTTTTCAACAATACCGATTGGGTGTGGCAGGTTCGGGAAGATGTCCTGGAGCCGGAACGCGAGATTGTCGATCCGCATCACCATCTCTGGCCGAGCGAGGATATGGGCTACCAGGTGCCGGACCTGCTGGCCGACCTGACCAGCGGGCACAATGTGGTCCAGACCGTTTTCATGGAATGCGGCGCAGCCTACCGGAAGGATGGGCCAGATTATCTGAAGCCGATTGGCGAAACGGTTTTCGTTACCGAGTCTGCCGAGAAGATGAAGGCGCAGGGCGGACCCTACATTGCCGCGCTTGTGGCGCATGCGGACCTTCGTTTGCCGCTGGCGCAGTTGGACGAAGTTCTGGATGGCCATGTCGAGGCGTCGAACGGCCTGTTCCGCGGCATCCGCCATGCGGGCTCGCGCGATGCGAGCGGGGCGACGCTCCGGATTCCCGGCCACGCGCCGCCGCGCCTTTATGCCGAACCGGATTTCCGGCGCGGTGTCCAGCACCTCGGCGAGCGCGGCTTTACCTACGACACCTGGCACTATCACCACCAGAACCAGGACTATCTGGACCTTGCCAAGGCCTGCCCGGACACGACGATGATCCTTGACCATTTCGGTACGCCGATAGGCGTGGGCCCTTATGAAGGCAAGCGGGACGAGATCTTCGAGGTCTGGAAAGATGAGATGGCCGCGATTGCCGAATGCCCGAATGTTCATGCCAAGATCGGTGGGCTGGCCATGCCGGACAATGGCTTTGGCTGGGACAAGCGGGATGTTCCTCCGACATCGGATGAGGTCGTGGAACAGCATGAGCGCTGGTATGATCACATGATCAAATGCTTCGGGCCGGAGCGCTGCATGTTCGAGAGCAACTTCCCGGTCGACCGCTGGTCGCTGAACTATGTCGTCTACTGGAATGCGATGAAGAAGATCGCGGCGAAGTATCCGGAAGACGCCAAGGCGGCGATGTTCGCGGGCACGGCGCGGAAAGTCTACGCGGTCGAAGCCTGA